A window of Cottoperca gobio chromosome 16, fCotGob3.1, whole genome shotgun sequence contains these coding sequences:
- the sh3d21 gene encoding SH3 domain-containing protein 21 isoform X1: protein MEVLVLLDFEGNMGDEIAVRTGDVVKNVTKASEEGWLEGELRGKRGIFPALFAKEVPVSLLGNSQREPRSIRKTKRKKQTRKCEVAFAYCALNEDELQLVIGETIEIIKEIEDGWWMGVKDGKVGAFPSNFVKEIFVKDAKHNEGKTRPKLTDALFNMEISQRASVRNKATNVSESCQVMFDYKAITEDELELKKGDVVAILNKETEDEGWWEGELNGRCGCFPDNFVMVIPPMGSLQSGTTNQPPARTINKKLSGKTEASAMDTSCLTKTKDDKPEMKDLRSNPPTKVKLPSLNKPSPPPIKDKPNKVLSNRTNGDVAPVSQLEEKENDQFDGVDVQTEKLCHPTANRAKPPQRRPPSGLVTAAQGTENLLPSPAKPDHRPKTPPPPLRPAPPRVAVDGRTVTQKEEPTAVGLQAEIRELRMSLELLQTRHDRDIQEVKEELREERNKRVALQEEVHSLRMKH from the exons aTGG AGGTGCTGGTGCTGCTCGACTTCGAGGGCAACATGGGAGACGAGATCGCGGTGAGAACGGGGGATGTGGTGAAAAACGTCACCAAGGCCAGCGAGGAGGGATGGCTGGAGGGGGAgctgagaggaaagagaggcaTCTTCCCTGCTCTCTTTGCCAAG GAGGTGCCAGTGTCTTTGCTAGGCAACAGCCAGAGGGAACCGCGAAGCATTAGAAAAA cgaagaggaagaaacagacaAGGAAATGCGAGGTGGCGTTCGCCTACTGCGCCTTGAATGAAGACGAGCTGCAGCTGGTTATTGGGGAGACGATAGAGATCATCAAAGAG ATTGAAGATGGATGGTGGATGGGGGTGAAGGACGGCAAAGTGGGAGCGTTTCCGTCAAACTTTGTCAAAGAAATCTTCGTTAAAG ATGCCAAGCACAATGAGGGCAAGACAAGACCCAAGCTCACTGACGCATTGTTCAACATGGAG ATATCCCAAAGGGCAAGTGTGAGGAACAAAGCGACAAACG TGTCGGAGAGTTGCCAAGTCATGTTTGACTACAAGGCCATAACGGAGGATGAGCTGGAGCTGAAGAAAGGAGACGTCGTGGCGATACTGAACAAG GAAACAGAAGATGAAGGCTGGTGGGAGGGAGAGCTAAACGGACGCTGTGGCTGCTTTCCTGATAACTTTGTCATGGTGATACCACCCATGGGAAGTCTGCAA TCTGGGACCACGAACCAACCGCCTGCACGCACCATCAACAAGAAACTCTCAG GGAAGACAGAGGCTTCAGCGATGGATACAAGTTGTCTAACAAAGACAAAAG ATGATAAACCAGAGATGAAGGACCTGAGAAGCAATCCTCCAACCAAAGTCAAGCTGCCGTCCCTCAACAAGCCCAGCCCGCCTCCGATCAAAGACAAACCCAACAAGGTTTTATCCAA TAGAACCAACGGGGATGTGGCTCCGGTTTCACAactggaagagaaagagaacgaCCAGTTTGACGGAGTGGATGTGCAGACCGAGAAGCTCTGCCATCCTACAGCAAACAGAGCCAAACCCCCCCAGAGGAGACCCCCGTCAGGCCTGGTCACAGCAGCACAA GGTACAGAAAACCTTCTGCCATCGCCTGCAAAGCCGGATCATCGACCCAAGACGCCGCCTCCTCCGCTTCGACCGGCTCCACCCAGAGTCGCCGTGGATGGCAGAACAGTGACTCAGAAAGAAGAGCCGACTGCGGTGGGCCTGCAGGCGGAGATCAGAGAGCTGAGGATGTCTCTGGAGCTGCTACAGACACGACACGA CCGAGACATTCAGGAAGTGAAAGAAGAactgagggaggagagaaacaaacgAGTGGCACTGCAG GAGGAAGTACACAGTTTGAGGATGAAGCATTAA
- the sh3d21 gene encoding SH3 domain-containing protein 21 isoform X2: MEVLVLLDFEGNMGDEIAVRTGDVVKNVTKASEEGWLEGELRGKRGIFPALFAKEVPVSLLGNSQREPRSIRKTKRKKQTRKCEVAFAYCALNEDELQLVIGETIEIIKEIEDGWWMGVKDGKVGAFPSNFVKEIFVKDAKHNEGKTRPKLTDALFNMEISQRASVRNKATNVSESCQVMFDYKAITEDELELKKGDVVAILNKETEDEGWWEGELNGRCGCFPDNFVMVIPPMGSLQSGTTNQPPARTINKKLSGKTEASAMDTSCLTKTKDDKPEMKDLRSNPPTKVKLPSLNKPSPPPIKDKPNKVLSKTNGDVAPVSQLEEKENDQFDGVDVQTEKLCHPTANRAKPPQRRPPSGLVTAAQGTENLLPSPAKPDHRPKTPPPPLRPAPPRVAVDGRTVTQKEEPTAVGLQAEIRELRMSLELLQTRHDRDIQEVKEELREERNKRVALQEEVHSLRMKH, encoded by the exons aTGG AGGTGCTGGTGCTGCTCGACTTCGAGGGCAACATGGGAGACGAGATCGCGGTGAGAACGGGGGATGTGGTGAAAAACGTCACCAAGGCCAGCGAGGAGGGATGGCTGGAGGGGGAgctgagaggaaagagaggcaTCTTCCCTGCTCTCTTTGCCAAG GAGGTGCCAGTGTCTTTGCTAGGCAACAGCCAGAGGGAACCGCGAAGCATTAGAAAAA cgaagaggaagaaacagacaAGGAAATGCGAGGTGGCGTTCGCCTACTGCGCCTTGAATGAAGACGAGCTGCAGCTGGTTATTGGGGAGACGATAGAGATCATCAAAGAG ATTGAAGATGGATGGTGGATGGGGGTGAAGGACGGCAAAGTGGGAGCGTTTCCGTCAAACTTTGTCAAAGAAATCTTCGTTAAAG ATGCCAAGCACAATGAGGGCAAGACAAGACCCAAGCTCACTGACGCATTGTTCAACATGGAG ATATCCCAAAGGGCAAGTGTGAGGAACAAAGCGACAAACG TGTCGGAGAGTTGCCAAGTCATGTTTGACTACAAGGCCATAACGGAGGATGAGCTGGAGCTGAAGAAAGGAGACGTCGTGGCGATACTGAACAAG GAAACAGAAGATGAAGGCTGGTGGGAGGGAGAGCTAAACGGACGCTGTGGCTGCTTTCCTGATAACTTTGTCATGGTGATACCACCCATGGGAAGTCTGCAA TCTGGGACCACGAACCAACCGCCTGCACGCACCATCAACAAGAAACTCTCAG GGAAGACAGAGGCTTCAGCGATGGATACAAGTTGTCTAACAAAGACAAAAG ATGATAAACCAGAGATGAAGGACCTGAGAAGCAATCCTCCAACCAAAGTCAAGCTGCCGTCCCTCAACAAGCCCAGCCCGCCTCCGATCAAAGACAAACCCAACAAGGTTTTATCCAA AACCAACGGGGATGTGGCTCCGGTTTCACAactggaagagaaagagaacgaCCAGTTTGACGGAGTGGATGTGCAGACCGAGAAGCTCTGCCATCCTACAGCAAACAGAGCCAAACCCCCCCAGAGGAGACCCCCGTCAGGCCTGGTCACAGCAGCACAA GGTACAGAAAACCTTCTGCCATCGCCTGCAAAGCCGGATCATCGACCCAAGACGCCGCCTCCTCCGCTTCGACCGGCTCCACCCAGAGTCGCCGTGGATGGCAGAACAGTGACTCAGAAAGAAGAGCCGACTGCGGTGGGCCTGCAGGCGGAGATCAGAGAGCTGAGGATGTCTCTGGAGCTGCTACAGACACGACACGA CCGAGACATTCAGGAAGTGAAAGAAGAactgagggaggagagaaacaaacgAGTGGCACTGCAG GAGGAAGTACACAGTTTGAGGATGAAGCATTAA
- the eva1ba gene encoding eva-1 homolog Ba yields the protein MDVKKKEMDLLSNSIAAYAHIKANPESFGLYFVLGVCFGLVLTLCLLVIRISCKPRTNVAPSTPEKKHLKDISEEDEESEDDEDEDGDDAEAPISLPSTEIPVGNHTIQSNGTLSVNVFTSAEELERAQRLEERERIIREIWRNGQPDILGSGTGTIGRVHYY from the exons ATGGatgtgaagaaaaaagaaatggacCTCCTGAGCAACAGCATAGCTGCATATGCACACATCAAAG CAAACCCAGAGAGCTTCGGCCTTTACTTTGTGCTTGGAGTGTGTTTCGGCCTGGTGCTCACACTCTGCCTCCTGGTCATCCGCATCTCCTGCAAGCCGCGGACCAACGTCGCCCCCTCCACGCCTgagaaaaaacacttaaaggacATCAGcgaagaggacgaggagagtGAGgacgatgaagatgaagacggGGACGATGCAGAGGCACCTATCTCCTTGCCGAGTACAGAAATCCCCGTTGGTAATCACACCATCCAATCGAATGGGACACTGAGTGTGAACGTGTTTACTTCAGCTGAGGAGCTGGAACGGGCACAGCGACTGGAGGAGAGGGAACGTATCATACGGGAGATCTGGAGGAATGGCCAGCCTGATATCCTGGGGTCGGGAACTGGGACTATCGGAAGAGTGCATTACTACTAA